Proteins from a single region of Oncorhynchus nerka isolate Pitt River linkage group LG18, Oner_Uvic_2.0, whole genome shotgun sequence:
- the LOC115146500 gene encoding cytosolic 5'-nucleotidase 1A-like, whose amino-acid sequence MNVAIESISTASAVSKEFKTAGLRQVARPVNRVPVANLPILVFSGKCQTSCTVFGCKPTPVDPKPQNAITIAVSSRVLFNMDKEQQIYEQKGMEDYLKYQIEHEMEPFAPGPAFPFVKALEAVNTRLRELYPESEELFDVVLMTNSHAHAGLRLINTINHHQLFIERFCMTGGNSPIGYLKAYHTNLYLSADPMKVREALEEGIAAATMFNPPEKRTEVSETQLRVAFDGDAVLFSDESERIFKAHGLDKFFEHEKTHENTLLDHGPLKGFLESLGKLQKKFYAKDQRLDCPIRTYLVTARSAASSGTRALKTLRSWGLETDEALFLAGAPKGPMLEKIRPHIFFDDQLFHVEGASQLGTVAAHVPYGVAQKLPQQKPAKENTKDFSAATK is encoded by the exons ATGAACGTGgccattgagagtatctctactgcttcTGCTGTCTCTAAAGAGTTTAAAACAGCAGGTCtgagacaggtagcacgtccggtgaacag ggtgccagtggcgaatttgccaatcttggtgttctctggcaaatgccaaacgtcctgcacggtgttcgGCTGTAAGCCcacacctgtggac CCAAAGCCTCAGAATGCCATCACCATTGCGGTGTCATCGCGTGTCCTCTTCAACATGGATAAAGAGCAGCAAATCTACGAACAGAAAGGCATGGAGGACTACCTCAAGTACCAGATAGAGCATGAGATGGAGCCCTTCGCCCCCGGCCCTGCTTTTCCTTTCGTTAAG GCTCTGGAGGCAGTGAACACTCGGCTGAGGGAGCTGTACCCTGAGAGTGAGGAGCTCTTTGACGTTGTGCTCATGACCAACAGCCACGCACACGCCGGTCTCCGACTCATAAACACCATCAACCACCATC AGCTCTTCATTGAGCGTTTCTGTATGACGGGTGGGAACAGTCCCATTGGGTACCTGAAGGCTTACCACACTAACCTGTACCTGTCTGCTGACCCCATGAAGGTCCGAGAGGCCCTGGAGGAGG ggatcGCAGCAGCCACCATGTTTAATCcaccagagaagagaacagaagtGTCAGAGACTCAGCTGCGGGTGGCCTTCGATGGGGACGCAGTGCTCTTCTCTGACGAGTCAGAGCGCATCTTTAAGGCCCACGGACTGGACAAGTTCTTTGAGCATGAGAAGACACACGAAAACACGCTTCTTGATCAT ggACCACTGAAAGGGTTCCTGGAGTCTCTGGGGAAGCTGCAAAAGAAGTTCTATGCCAAGGATCAGCGTCTGGACTGCCCCATCCGTACCTACCTGGTGACGGCACGCAGCGCAGCCAGCTCAGGCACCCGGGCCCTGAAGACACTGCGATCCTGGGGCCTGGAGACAGACGAGGCCCTCTTCCTTGCTGGGGCCCCTAAGGGGCCAATGCTGGAGAAGATCCGGCCTCACATATTCTTTGACGATCAGTTGTTCCATGTGGAGGGAGCTTCGCAGCTGGGGACCGTGGCAGCTCATGTGCCATATGGTGTGGCTCAGAAACTGCCCCAGCAGAAGCCTGCTAAGGAGAACACTAAAGACTTTAGCGCTGCCACCAAGTAG